In Arachis stenosperma cultivar V10309 chromosome 1, arast.V10309.gnm1.PFL2, whole genome shotgun sequence, one DNA window encodes the following:
- the LOC130966415 gene encoding SUMO-conjugating enzyme SCE1: protein MSGIARGRLAEERKSWRKNHPHGFVAKPETLPDGTVNLMVWHCTIPGKSGTDWEGGFFPLTMHFSEDYPSKPPKCKFPQGFFHPNVYPSGTVCLSILNEDSGWRPAITVKQILVGIQDLLDQPNPADPAQTEGYHLFIQDATEYKRRVRQQAKQYPPII from the exons atgTCTGGTATTGCTCGTGGACGACTCGCTGAGGAGCGCAAGTCGTGGCGCAAGAATCATCCTCAT GGTTTTGTGGCGAAACCGGAGACGCTGCCTGATGGTACCGTGAATTTGATGGTGTGGCATTGCACTATTCCTGGGAAGTCTGGG ACTGATTGGGAAGGTGGCTTTTTCCCCCTTACAATGCACTTCAGTGAAGACTACCCTAGCAAGCCTCCTAAGTGTAAATTCCCACAAGGCTTCTTCCACCCTAATGTCTATCCATCTGGAACTGTATGCTTGTCTATACTTAATGAGGATAGT GGGTGGAGACCAGCTATAACAGTGAAGCAAATTCTTGTTGGTATCCAGGATTTGCTTGACCAGCCAAATCCTGCTGATCCTGCTCAGACAGAGGGATATCATCTATTTATCCAG GATGCTACAGAGTATAAAAGAAGGGTCAGGCAGCAGGCAAAGCAATACCCACCAATAATCTAG